The Trueperaceae bacterium genome contains a region encoding:
- the floA gene encoding flotillin-like protein FloA (flotillin-like protein involved in membrane lipid rafts) — translation MDVPLIILAGAIILFFIILFSIIPIGLWISAIAAGVKVSLVSLVAMRLRRVPPHRIILPLIKADKAGIEVSQNQLEAHYLAGGNVDRVVDALIAADKARIALPFDRAAAIDLAGRDVLDAVRVSVNPRVIQTPNVSAVAKDGIELIATARITVRANLERLVGGAGEETIIARVGEGVVSSIGSTLSHKGVLENPDIISKTVLAKGLDSGTAFEILSIDIADVNVGRNIGAQLQTDQAEADKRVAQAKAEERRAMAVAAEQENRARVEEMRAKVVEAEAQVPLAIAEAFRSGNIGVMDYYQLQNIQSDTTMRGNIARAAEEDGA, via the coding sequence ATGGACGTACCGCTGATCATCCTAGCCGGCGCCATAATCCTCTTCTTCATCATCCTCTTCTCGATCATCCCGATCGGGCTGTGGATATCGGCGATCGCCGCCGGCGTCAAGGTGAGCCTCGTCAGCCTGGTGGCCATGCGCCTGCGGCGCGTGCCGCCGCATCGGATCATCCTGCCGCTCATCAAGGCCGACAAGGCGGGCATCGAGGTCAGCCAGAACCAGCTCGAGGCCCACTACCTGGCGGGCGGCAACGTCGACAGGGTCGTCGACGCGCTCATCGCCGCCGACAAGGCGCGCATCGCCCTGCCGTTCGACAGGGCCGCGGCCATCGACCTCGCGGGACGCGACGTGCTCGACGCCGTGCGCGTCTCCGTGAACCCGCGGGTGATCCAGACGCCGAACGTCTCGGCCGTCGCCAAGGACGGCATCGAGCTCATCGCCACCGCGCGCATCACGGTGCGCGCGAACCTCGAGCGCCTGGTCGGCGGCGCCGGCGAGGAGACGATCATCGCGCGCGTCGGCGAGGGCGTCGTCTCGTCGATCGGCTCGACGCTGTCGCACAAGGGCGTGCTGGAGAACCCAGACATCATCTCGAAGACCGTGCTGGCCAAGGGCCTCGACTCGGGCACGGCGTTCGAGATCCTCTCGATCGACATCGCCGACGTGAACGTCGGGCGCAACATCGGCGCCCAGCTCCAGACCGACCAGGCCGAGGCCGACAAGCGCGTGGCCCAGGCCAAGGCCGAGGAGCGCCGCGCCATGGCCGTCGCCGCCGAGCAGGAGAACAGGGCCCGCGTCGAGGAGATGCGCGCCAAGGTCGTGGAGGCCGAGGCGCAGGTGCCGCTGGCGATCGCCGAGGCGTTCCGCTCCGGGAACATCGGCGTGATGGACTACTACCAGCTACAGAACATCCAGTCCGACACGACGATGCGCGGGAACATCGCCCGCGCCGCCGAAGAGGACGGCGCCTGA
- a CDS encoding SPOR domain-containing protein yields MSPRRLLAALAALSLSLAAAQGEWAVQVVALRDYREAQAASAQLLALGFPSYLEFAMNQGRQFVRVRVGCYTSREAAEAMAAALRGHVTADAQPVELSPGAAVPGCTEESVGFLSGYDWELVDGTGPVAFGVSVAGVPATVVHDGERWRMVQQGEPPPGLSLAAATGDVVQRSVGGVAFAVLEDGGEDVVLCPGHLVARVGGVAIVERGDVMVACRWLAGAGS; encoded by the coding sequence GTGAGCCCGCGGCGGCTCCTCGCCGCCCTGGCCGCGCTGAGCCTGAGCCTCGCCGCGGCACAGGGCGAGTGGGCCGTGCAGGTCGTCGCCCTGCGCGACTACCGCGAGGCCCAGGCGGCGAGCGCGCAGCTCCTGGCGCTGGGGTTCCCCTCCTACCTCGAGTTCGCCATGAACCAGGGCCGCCAGTTCGTGCGCGTGAGGGTCGGCTGCTACACGAGCCGCGAGGCCGCCGAGGCGATGGCCGCGGCGCTCCGCGGGCACGTCACCGCCGACGCGCAGCCGGTGGAGCTCAGCCCCGGCGCGGCCGTACCCGGCTGCACCGAGGAGAGCGTGGGGTTCCTCAGCGGCTACGACTGGGAGCTCGTCGACGGCACCGGGCCCGTCGCCTTCGGCGTCTCGGTCGCCGGCGTGCCCGCCACCGTCGTGCACGACGGCGAGCGCTGGCGCATGGTGCAGCAGGGCGAGCCCCCGCCGGGCCTGAGCCTCGCCGCCGCGACCGGCGACGTGGTGCAGCGCAGCGTGGGCGGTGTCGCGTTCGCGGTGCTGGAGGACGGCGGCGAGGACGTCGTGCTCTGCCCTGGGCACCTGGTGGCACGGGTCGGCGGCGTGGCGATCGTCGAGCGCGGCGACGTCATGGTCGCCTGCCGCTGGCTGGCGGGGGCGGGCTCGTGA
- the hisB gene encoding imidazoleglycerol-phosphate dehydratase HisB: MARRADVERTTSETRVSVSLDLDAPPASTAPAASTGHGFLDHLLEQLARHGRFALQVAGEGDLHVDVHHLAEDVGITLGQAVGRALGAREGIERYGDAFAPMDETLAHVVIDLSGRPYLAFEPRGFAGDVGGFSAYHLRELLRGFANHAGATVHVRVLAGEETHHVCEAVMKAFARALGAATRVTHSALPSTKGVL, encoded by the coding sequence GTGGCTAGGCGCGCCGACGTGGAGAGGACGACGAGCGAGACGCGCGTGAGCGTCTCCCTCGACCTCGACGCGCCGCCAGCCTCCACCGCCCCCGCGGCGTCCACCGGGCACGGCTTCCTCGACCACCTCCTGGAGCAGCTCGCGCGGCACGGGCGCTTCGCGCTGCAGGTCGCCGGCGAGGGCGACCTGCACGTCGACGTCCACCACCTCGCCGAGGACGTCGGCATCACGCTGGGACAGGCCGTGGGCCGGGCGCTGGGCGCGCGCGAGGGCATCGAGCGCTACGGGGACGCCTTCGCGCCGATGGACGAGACGCTGGCGCACGTGGTCATCGACCTCTCCGGCCGGCCCTACCTGGCGTTCGAGCCGCGCGGCTTCGCCGGAGACGTGGGCGGCTTCAGCGCCTACCACCTGCGCGAGCTCCTCAGGGGCTTCGCGAACCACGCCGGCGCCACCGTGCACGTGCGCGTCCTGGCCGGCGAGGAGACCCACCACGTCTGCGAGGCCGTCATGAAGGCGTTCGCGCGGGCGCTGGGCGCCGCGACGCGCGTCACCCACTCCGCGCTGCCGTCCACGAAGGGCGTGCTGTGA
- a CDS encoding histidinol-phosphate transaminase, which produces MVIREEVRRLPAYRFTPHAQPVKLDQNEAPDDAPELARAVAERVASAALNRYPPLHPVDLERALAERHGWPAEGVVTANGSNVLIQALAIAAGIGRSVLTVAPTFAVYAAQARVLGAELVEVPLGPGFSLPEAPLTRALEGRSGVAFLADPAAPTGNALDPAGLARLARAAHASGRWLTVIDEAYAEFAGLDHDDLARELDSVVRLRTFSKAAGLAGARLGYALASPDVAVHLRKVLLPFCVGSVQVAAGLAVLERQDLVAARVATVRAERARLAAALERLPGVAVFPSVTNFLLFRVDDAERVHSGLLERGVVVRRQDHLPGLGGCLRVTVGLPGENHAFLAALEGVLAVEAARG; this is translated from the coding sequence ATGGTCATCAGGGAAGAAGTCAGGCGCCTGCCGGCCTACCGGTTCACGCCTCACGCGCAGCCGGTGAAGCTCGACCAGAACGAGGCGCCCGACGACGCGCCGGAGCTGGCGCGCGCCGTCGCCGAGCGCGTCGCGTCCGCGGCCCTCAACCGCTACCCGCCGCTGCACCCGGTCGACCTCGAGCGGGCCCTGGCCGAGCGGCACGGCTGGCCGGCCGAGGGCGTCGTGACCGCCAACGGCTCGAACGTGCTGATCCAGGCCCTGGCCATCGCGGCCGGCATCGGGCGCAGCGTGCTCACCGTGGCGCCGACCTTCGCCGTCTACGCCGCGCAGGCGCGGGTCCTGGGGGCCGAGCTCGTCGAGGTGCCGCTGGGACCCGGCTTCTCCCTGCCCGAGGCGCCGCTGACGCGCGCCCTGGAGGGGCGCTCCGGCGTCGCCTTCCTCGCCGACCCCGCCGCGCCGACGGGCAACGCGCTCGACCCCGCGGGCCTGGCGCGCCTCGCGCGCGCCGCGCACGCCAGCGGGCGCTGGCTCACCGTCATCGACGAGGCCTACGCCGAGTTCGCCGGGCTCGACCACGACGACCTGGCGCGCGAGCTCGACAGCGTCGTGCGCCTGCGCACGTTCTCGAAGGCGGCCGGCCTCGCCGGCGCGCGCCTCGGCTACGCGCTCGCGTCGCCGGACGTGGCCGTCCACCTGCGCAAGGTCCTGCTCCCCTTCTGCGTCGGCTCGGTGCAGGTCGCGGCCGGCCTGGCGGTCCTCGAGCGCCAGGACCTCGTGGCGGCGCGCGTCGCCACCGTGCGCGCCGAGCGCGCCAGGCTCGCGGCGGCGCTGGAGCGGCTGCCTGGCGTGGCGGTCTTCCCCAGCGTCACGAACTTCCTGCTCTTCAGGGTCGACGACGCGGAGCGCGTGCACTCCGGCCTCTTGGAGAGGGGCGTCGTCGTGAGGCGCCAGGACCACCTGCCCGGCCTCGGCGGCTGCCTGCGCGTGACGGTGGGCCTGCCCGGCGAGAACCACGCGTTCCTCGCGGCGCTAGAGGGCGTGCTCGCGGTGGAGGCGGCCCGTGGCTAG
- a CDS encoding PhoH family protein: MARGDELKLVGDEPAVREAEATFRSLLDAIRSGSEPSLAEIEFGAFDGSAEAPGNGEATDAPRLPGRARPKTAGQRRYVKAIADNPITFGLGPAGTGKTYLAVAMAVEALGANRVKRIILTRPAVEAGERLGFLPGDLQAKIDPYLRPLYDALYDMLPADRVERLLEQGTIEVAPLAFMRGRTLNDAFIILDEAQNTTPEQMKMFLTRMGFNSKVVVTGDTTQVDLPGSVQSGLKVARSILRDIEGISFIEFSKADVVRHPLVAQIILAYEQHA, from the coding sequence GTGGCGCGCGGCGACGAGCTCAAGCTCGTGGGCGACGAGCCCGCCGTGAGGGAGGCGGAGGCCACGTTCCGCAGCCTGCTCGACGCGATACGCAGCGGCTCGGAGCCGAGCCTGGCCGAGATCGAGTTCGGCGCCTTCGACGGGTCCGCCGAGGCCCCCGGGAACGGCGAGGCGACCGACGCCCCGCGGCTGCCCGGACGCGCGCGGCCCAAGACAGCCGGCCAGCGACGCTACGTGAAGGCCATCGCCGACAACCCCATCACCTTCGGCCTGGGTCCGGCCGGCACGGGCAAGACCTACCTGGCCGTGGCGATGGCCGTGGAGGCCCTGGGCGCGAACCGGGTCAAGCGCATCATCCTGACGCGCCCGGCCGTGGAGGCCGGGGAACGCCTCGGCTTCCTGCCCGGCGACCTGCAGGCGAAGATCGACCCCTACCTCAGGCCGCTCTACGACGCGCTCTACGACATGCTGCCGGCCGACAGGGTCGAGCGCCTGCTCGAGCAGGGCACGATCGAGGTGGCGCCGCTGGCGTTCATGCGCGGACGCACCCTCAACGACGCCTTCATCATCCTCGACGAGGCCCAGAACACGACGCCAGAGCAGATGAAGATGTTCCTCACGCGCATGGGCTTCAACAGCAAGGTCGTGGTCACCGGCGACACGACGCAGGTCGACCTGCCCGGCTCGGTGCAGAGCGGGCTCAAGGTCGCCCGGTCGATACTCAGGGACATCGAAGGGATCAGCTTCATCGAGTTCAGCAAGGCCGACGTCGTGCGCCACCCGCTGGTCGCGCAGATCATCCTGGCCTATGAGCAGCACGCCTGA
- a CDS encoding diacylglycerol kinase, whose protein sequence is MDRARLGRSFAVAGAGLARAWATQPNLRIEAAIGLAALVAAAWLRAPAAPIVLASALVLALELTNSAVEAVVDLASPDHQPLAGTAKDLAAAAVLTASIGAVLVGLVVLGPPLLTRLGDWLGAA, encoded by the coding sequence TTGGACAGAGCCCGACTAGGGAGGTCGTTCGCCGTGGCCGGCGCCGGGTTGGCGCGGGCCTGGGCCACCCAGCCGAACCTGCGCATCGAGGCCGCGATCGGCCTGGCCGCGCTCGTGGCGGCCGCCTGGCTGCGAGCCCCGGCGGCGCCGATCGTGCTCGCCAGCGCCCTGGTGCTGGCGCTGGAGCTGACGAACAGCGCCGTGGAGGCCGTGGTGGACCTCGCCTCGCCCGACCACCAGCCGCTGGCCGGCACGGCCAAGGACCTGGCCGCCGCGGCGGTGCTCACGGCCTCCATAGGCGCGGTCCTGGTGGGGCTCGTCGTGCTCGGCCCTCCCCTGCTGACGCGCTTGGGCGACTGGCTGGGAGCGGCGTGA
- a CDS encoding tetratricopeptide repeat protein, translating to MPMSAHFPTRLLVVLGAALLNLAAAQVTRVAVFPFDAAAATQAYQLGLSTALQRSLNQLPNVYAPPVGDVALVANKAVDAETDVNETVARLFDAGALVTGQVSLGGGGAQATVNVQIAGDVQTVQASGSDPSELAVAVAEQVARIVAPDADLERVRAAAAQTPSLPSLGPTGLSASGLPGANVTDLAAAADLDADSAWVLSEYAKATALAGDLQTAADIAARAAEAAPEDAEVQATAGVVLRSAGRAEEAAAAFARALETNPAHAIALAGRASLPEQTEADPAGDLQAAIAAYPRFVDAHLRLAERESDPVRRLQALRRGERYAPESVLLRGTIVDLLVRNDEADGALDYLAQAVSDPLSRSAALYALARQLPASHADRALELVAQGEELYPDSAELKVARADLLVKAGRPAEAAELLRPVYEANPNDREVGGMLAVALARSGDLGGAQEVFEAQRGTGPQVDRALAEVYLAAGRAAGALELLEPLAQDAPDDAQLQALYGTALVRMGRLDDGRAALQRALELDEDNALAQRSLSLLEQQAELTGDADVTFNEEAGVAFQQGLYALDVEDYIAARDAFGRSLAAQEDNPLAAFYRGYARQLTGDHRGAIADYQTALEAFGESDIVLNNIGYAYLQLGRYDMALQNLRRAVAANGENAQAHLNLGLVQMSLRNYQQALEELETAVELDPGLGPSLEELIATARERAGQ from the coding sequence ATGCCGATGAGCGCGCACTTTCCTACCCGCCTCCTCGTCGTCCTGGGGGCGGCTCTCCTCAACCTCGCCGCCGCGCAGGTGACCCGCGTCGCTGTCTTCCCGTTCGACGCGGCCGCCGCGACGCAGGCCTACCAACTGGGCCTCTCGACCGCCCTGCAGCGGTCCCTGAACCAGCTGCCCAACGTCTACGCGCCGCCGGTCGGCGACGTGGCCCTGGTGGCGAACAAGGCCGTCGACGCCGAGACCGACGTGAACGAGACCGTCGCCCGGCTGTTCGACGCCGGCGCGCTCGTCACCGGCCAGGTGTCGCTCGGCGGCGGCGGCGCGCAGGCCACCGTCAACGTCCAGATCGCCGGCGACGTGCAGACCGTCCAGGCCAGCGGGTCTGACCCGTCCGAGCTGGCCGTCGCGGTCGCCGAGCAGGTGGCGCGCATCGTCGCCCCCGACGCCGACCTGGAGCGCGTGCGCGCGGCGGCGGCGCAGACCCCATCGCTGCCGAGCCTCGGCCCCACCGGCCTCTCCGCCTCCGGCCTGCCGGGCGCCAACGTCACCGACCTGGCCGCGGCGGCCGACCTCGACGCCGACTCGGCCTGGGTGCTCAGCGAGTACGCCAAGGCCACCGCGCTCGCCGGCGACCTGCAGACCGCCGCCGACATCGCCGCCCGCGCCGCCGAGGCCGCGCCCGAGGACGCCGAGGTGCAGGCGACGGCGGGCGTCGTGCTGCGCTCGGCCGGACGGGCCGAGGAGGCCGCGGCCGCCTTCGCCCGCGCGCTGGAGACGAACCCGGCCCACGCCATCGCGCTGGCGGGGCGCGCGTCCCTGCCCGAGCAGACCGAGGCCGACCCCGCCGGCGACCTGCAGGCCGCCATCGCCGCCTACCCGCGCTTCGTCGACGCCCACCTGCGTCTCGCCGAGCGCGAGAGCGACCCGGTGCGGAGGCTGCAGGCGCTGCGCCGCGGCGAGCGCTACGCGCCCGAGTCGGTGCTGCTCCGCGGCACGATCGTCGACCTGCTGGTGCGCAACGACGAGGCCGACGGCGCCCTCGACTACCTCGCGCAGGCGGTGTCCGACCCGCTGTCCCGGTCGGCCGCCCTCTACGCGCTGGCCCGCCAGCTCCCCGCCTCCCACGCCGATCGGGCCCTGGAGCTCGTCGCCCAGGGCGAGGAGCTCTACCCCGACAGCGCCGAGCTGAAGGTCGCGCGCGCCGACCTGCTCGTGAAGGCCGGCCGGCCGGCCGAGGCCGCCGAGCTCCTCCGGCCCGTCTACGAGGCGAACCCGAACGACCGCGAGGTGGGCGGCATGCTGGCCGTGGCGCTGGCGCGCAGCGGCGACCTGGGCGGCGCCCAGGAGGTATTCGAGGCGCAGCGCGGCACCGGTCCGCAGGTCGACCGCGCGCTGGCGGAGGTCTACCTCGCCGCGGGGCGCGCCGCCGGGGCTCTCGAGCTGCTCGAGCCCCTCGCCCAGGACGCTCCCGACGACGCCCAGCTCCAGGCCCTCTACGGCACGGCGCTCGTGCGGATGGGCCGGCTCGACGACGGACGCGCCGCGCTGCAGCGCGCCCTCGAGCTCGACGAGGACAACGCGCTCGCCCAGCGCAGCCTCTCGCTGCTGGAGCAGCAGGCCGAGCTGACGGGAGACGCCGACGTGACCTTCAACGAGGAGGCCGGCGTGGCCTTCCAGCAGGGCCTCTACGCGCTCGACGTCGAGGACTACATCGCCGCCAGGGACGCGTTCGGTCGCTCGCTGGCCGCGCAGGAGGACAACCCGCTGGCGGCCTTCTACCGCGGCTACGCCAGGCAGCTCACCGGCGACCACCGCGGCGCGATCGCCGACTACCAGACGGCCCTGGAGGCGTTCGGGGAGAGCGACATCGTCCTCAACAACATCGGCTACGCCTACCTCCAGCTCGGCCGCTACGACATGGCCCTGCAGAACCTCAGGCGGGCCGTCGCCGCCAACGGCGAGAACGCCCAGGCGCACCTGAACCTCGGCCTGGTCCAGATGTCGCTGCGGAACTACCAGCAGGCGCTCGAGGAGCTCGAGACCGCCGTCGAGCTCGACCCGGGCCTGGGGCCGAGCCTCGAGGAGCTCATCGCCACGGCGCGCGAGCGGGCCGGGCAGTAG
- a CDS encoding HDIG domain-containing protein has product MSSTPDRKRRSQTGFWLLATALALVLALLLYSVYGLRQRTPLRLGEPSPQTFVAPVATEVVDLLATQRQRQAARAQIETVHTVDTELRDLVIASIAASGLPSESAAVVIDAYQDPNGVRADQIDDVTEAAVAVAPPERQREVRIVLERRLVATALPDEVLTQAARDAAAEAIRPVMQTLAAGEVIVEEGEPLTEDHLRVLDRLGLYSASADAATQTVWIVIGCLALALLLTAPLVIGRDYVRSRVTGNQLAFLIATTAVVVGVQRLAVEASPHFLFAPLAPLVVAALLGTAPGLAWSAWTAVVVGLLVPAAPLQALIATLVGSVAASLLVQARRTRLSVALAGLAGGAIAGLATYATVLVTGGMSTAEAAAAAGLVIVGGALAGVVALGLLPVAESVFSFLTDFRLLELSSPTNPLLQLLVTEAPGTYQHSLIISNLVEQAVKNIGGNALLARVGALFHDVGKTRRPQFFIENQFSGENPHDNLSPHLSYLIVTSHVRDGIELARQYGLPRELEPFIAEHHGTTVLSYFYKRALEEGKVEELNFRYPGPKPRSKETAVLMLADSIESASRTLQDPSPAAIRGLIDRIVEQRQQDGQFAESHLNFTDLEVISNTFERMLTAVLHRRVSYPSAEEIRGLKVARGVVGDGSPVREGGAGAKGREEVSGARRGDRRDRPLPTR; this is encoded by the coding sequence ATGAGCAGCACGCCTGACAGGAAGAGGCGCTCCCAGACGGGCTTCTGGCTCCTGGCCACGGCTCTGGCCCTGGTGCTGGCGCTGCTGCTCTACTCGGTCTACGGCCTGAGGCAGCGCACGCCGCTGAGGCTGGGCGAGCCGAGCCCGCAGACGTTCGTCGCCCCGGTGGCGACCGAGGTCGTCGACCTCCTGGCCACGCAGCGTCAGCGGCAGGCCGCCAGGGCGCAGATCGAGACCGTCCACACCGTCGACACCGAGCTGCGCGACCTCGTGATCGCCAGCATCGCCGCCTCCGGCCTGCCGAGCGAGTCGGCGGCCGTCGTCATCGACGCCTACCAGGACCCGAACGGCGTGCGCGCGGACCAGATCGACGACGTCACGGAGGCGGCGGTCGCGGTCGCGCCGCCCGAGCGGCAGCGCGAGGTGCGCATCGTGCTCGAGCGCCGGCTCGTGGCCACGGCGCTGCCCGACGAGGTGCTGACCCAGGCCGCGCGCGACGCCGCCGCCGAGGCGATAAGGCCGGTGATGCAGACCCTCGCCGCCGGCGAGGTCATCGTCGAGGAGGGCGAGCCGCTCACCGAGGACCACCTGCGCGTGCTCGACAGGCTGGGCCTCTACAGCGCCAGCGCCGACGCCGCCACCCAGACGGTCTGGATCGTGATCGGCTGCCTGGCGCTGGCCCTGCTGCTAACGGCGCCCCTCGTAATCGGGCGCGACTACGTGCGCTCGCGGGTCACGGGGAACCAGCTCGCGTTCCTCATCGCCACGACCGCCGTGGTCGTGGGCGTGCAGCGGCTGGCCGTCGAGGCCTCGCCGCACTTCCTCTTCGCGCCGCTGGCCCCGCTCGTCGTCGCGGCGCTGCTGGGCACCGCGCCGGGCCTGGCGTGGTCGGCGTGGACCGCCGTGGTGGTCGGCCTGCTGGTGCCGGCGGCGCCGCTGCAGGCCCTGATCGCCACCTTGGTCGGCTCCGTCGCCGCCTCGCTCCTCGTGCAGGCCAGGCGCACGCGCCTCTCCGTGGCCCTGGCCGGCCTCGCCGGCGGCGCGATCGCCGGGCTGGCCACCTACGCCACGGTGCTCGTGACCGGCGGCATGAGCACGGCCGAGGCCGCGGCCGCCGCCGGCCTCGTGATCGTCGGGGGCGCGCTGGCCGGCGTGGTCGCGCTCGGCCTGCTGCCCGTCGCCGAGAGCGTGTTCTCGTTCCTCACCGACTTCAGGCTGCTCGAGCTCTCGAGCCCCACGAACCCGCTGCTGCAGCTCCTCGTCACCGAGGCGCCGGGCACCTACCAGCACAGCCTGATCATCTCGAACCTCGTCGAGCAGGCCGTGAAGAACATCGGCGGCAACGCGCTCCTCGCGCGCGTCGGGGCGCTGTTCCACGACGTCGGCAAGACGCGCCGGCCGCAGTTCTTCATCGAGAACCAGTTCAGCGGCGAGAACCCGCACGACAACCTCAGCCCGCACCTCAGCTACCTGATCGTGACGAGCCACGTGCGCGACGGCATCGAGCTGGCGCGCCAGTACGGCCTGCCCCGCGAGCTCGAGCCGTTCATCGCCGAGCACCACGGCACCACGGTCCTCAGCTACTTCTACAAGCGGGCGCTCGAGGAGGGGAAGGTCGAGGAGCTGAACTTCCGCTACCCCGGCCCGAAGCCGCGCAGCAAGGAGACCGCCGTGCTCATGCTCGCCGACTCGATCGAGTCGGCGTCGCGGACGCTCCAGGACCCCAGCCCGGCGGCGATCCGCGGGCTCATCGACAGGATCGTCGAGCAGAGGCAGCAGGACGGCCAGTTCGCCGAGAGCCACCTGAACTTCACCGACCTCGAGGTCATCTCGAACACCTTCGAGCGCATGCTCACCGCGGTCCTGCACCGCCGCGTCAGCTACCCCAGCGCCGAGGAGATCCGCGGGCTCAAGGTCGCGCGCGGCGTCGTCGGCGACGGCTCTCCCGTCCGCGAGGGCGGGGCGGGCGCCAAGGGGCGCGAGGAGGTGAGCGGTGCCCGTCGAGGCGATAGACGAGACAGGCCGCTACCCACGCGCTAG
- the cdd gene encoding cytidine deaminase has product MSAGRANGALPAGVPADLLAAARRAQANAYAPYSRFAVGAAVRADDGSVHAGANVENASFGLTRCAEQSAVQAMVTAGRRRFSQVVVYTETDEPASPCGACRQVLFEFAPDAEVYLVNHRGEAVRTTVEALIPGAFGPQKLPS; this is encoded by the coding sequence GTGAGCGCCGGGCGGGCGAACGGGGCGTTGCCGGCCGGCGTGCCCGCCGACCTCCTGGCCGCGGCCAGGAGGGCCCAGGCCAACGCCTACGCGCCCTACTCGCGCTTCGCCGTCGGCGCGGCGGTGCGGGCCGACGACGGCAGCGTCCACGCCGGGGCCAACGTCGAGAACGCGAGCTTCGGCCTCACGCGGTGCGCCGAGCAGTCGGCCGTGCAGGCGATGGTGACGGCGGGGCGGCGGCGCTTCAGCCAGGTCGTGGTGTACACGGAGACCGACGAGCCGGCCTCGCCTTGCGGGGCCTGCCGACAGGTGCTGTTCGAGTTCGCGCCGGACGCCGAGGTGTACCTCGTGAACCACCGCGGGGAGGCCGTGAGGACGACGGTGGAGGCGCTGATCCCCGGCGCGTTCGGACCCCAGAAGCTGCCGTCCTGA
- the ybeY gene encoding rRNA maturation RNase YbeY has translation MLENLLAEWGQGAREVTLVLVDDAKIAHLNERDRGVPGPTDVLSYPTSEPTDVGFPAVPHLGDVVVSLDTAARQAAAAGHDLDTEVATLAAHGLTHLLGHDHVTEEEWRPFVAAQERAVALLSAVVGSPEE, from the coding sequence GTGCTCGAGAACCTGCTTGCCGAGTGGGGTCAGGGCGCGCGCGAGGTCACGCTGGTCCTCGTCGACGACGCGAAGATCGCGCACCTGAACGAGCGCGACCGCGGCGTGCCTGGACCCACCGACGTGCTCTCCTACCCCACCTCGGAGCCCACCGACGTGGGCTTCCCCGCCGTGCCGCACCTCGGCGACGTCGTCGTCAGCCTCGACACCGCCGCGCGGCAGGCCGCCGCCGCCGGTCACGACCTCGACACCGAGGTCGCCACGCTGGCGGCCCACGGGCTCACCCACCTGCTGGGCCACGACCACGTCACCGAGGAGGAGTGGCGGCCCTTCGTCGCAGCCCAGGAGCGGGCCGTCGCCCTGCTCAGCGCCGTCGTCGGTTCCCCGGAGGAGTGA
- the hisH gene encoding imidazole glycerol phosphate synthase subunit HisH, which yields MAQAAVRTAVIDYGAGNIHSIARALSLAGLSPIVATDPGQAEGAELLVLPGQGRFGQVATMFRASGFEPLVREHIAAGRPFLGICVGLQILLEGSEEDPGVPGLGVVPGEVKRFRGRVRVPHMGWNRLWPTGEPALLRGVPPGAYAYFANSYYAVLHGTAAQAPGADTSYGGTTFRSAFSLGNVHATQFHPEKSQAVGWRVLANVRRAAAERSAA from the coding sequence ATGGCGCAGGCCGCGGTGCGCACCGCCGTCATCGACTACGGGGCCGGCAACATCCACAGCATCGCGAGGGCGCTGTCCCTGGCCGGACTGTCGCCGATCGTCGCGACGGACCCAGGCCAGGCCGAGGGCGCCGAGCTGCTGGTGCTGCCCGGCCAGGGCCGGTTCGGCCAGGTCGCCACGATGTTCAGGGCGTCCGGCTTCGAGCCGCTGGTGCGCGAGCACATCGCCGCCGGCCGGCCGTTCCTGGGGATCTGCGTCGGCCTGCAGATTCTCCTCGAGGGCTCGGAGGAGGACCCCGGCGTCCCCGGCCTGGGCGTCGTGCCCGGCGAGGTCAAGCGCTTCCGCGGGCGCGTCAGGGTGCCGCACATGGGCTGGAACCGCCTGTGGCCGACCGGCGAGCCGGCGCTGCTGCGCGGCGTCCCGCCCGGCGCCTACGCCTACTTCGCGAACTCTTACTACGCCGTCCTGCACGGCACCGCCGCGCAGGCGCCCGGCGCCGACACCAGCTACGGCGGCACCACGTTCAGGAGCGCGTTCTCCCTGGGGAACGTGCACGCCACGCAGTTCCACCCGGAGAAGAGCCAGGCCGTGGGCTGGCGCGTGCTGGCGAACGTCAGGCGGGCCGCGGCAGAAAGGAGCGCGGCGTGA